The nucleotide window AAATTTAAGTGAACTGCTTCAGCAGCCAAAAATGTCACACAACAGACACAATTTATAAGTATGGCAAtagttattatttattatgtatataagtCTTACGGTCTCAGACTATGAGATCCATAACAAGTCTTCTAagttgatttcaaatttcaatacaGAAGAACATTTATCAGTCATATCATGATGTATAGGCGATAGACATAGTTACCAGAGAGCAGCATTTTCTAATTGGTTTCATTTGGGAACTCCAAGCTCACGGCCACCCATTGATTGTCGCTAATTGGCAGCAGTGTGATGCCCTTGGGGAATGTAATCTCAGGGATGCATGAATAAACCCTCACCCTGTTGCAAAGCAAGTAGCTTCTTGTTTCTGCAGGAGTTCCGACACTTAAGTCTGCAATCGAGAGAGAAGAAATATCCGGTAATTGCTTCATTGTTATCGGAGGAGAAGGAATTGAGCATCCTTCGGGTGAGGTGGGTATATGAAAGCTAGACAGCGTGTCATGCATACATGGAATAGATTCATCAGAGCTGCTCTTTGCATTGGCTGCTTTTGTTTCAGATGAATGTACTTCTTGGACTAATTGTGTGATATGCATTATGTCATCTATAATTGAAGAAACAATCAGTATAATTTTTGGCTAATGCAACCTGAAATTTGTTTCATGCTTTTTTAACATATGgttaatataaagaaataggAATTGCAAGAACTTGTTACCTTCACTATTATACGTGTAATTAGTTACTAAAGATGTCAAGACATCAGATTTTTCTTGGAGGTTTTCGGAATCGAAAATGACTGCCAAGTCTGAGGTAGAAGTAGATGTTGAAGCTCTATTCACCTCAGTAGTGCGAGAAGATAACCCAATTGTCGGACTCTGTCCACCTGAACAAATACCAGAACTTAGGTACCAAATTGAATATTCAGCTATTCTATTGCTTAATTCAATGAAGCGGAAACAATCGAGAGAGCAACAGAGAGACGCATTTATATGTGCAAATGCATTTGGAAGCACATATATAAAGTAAAACATTCAAGCAAATCGTTAAATGACGGAAAATTTGATGATATCAAAAAGTGAAATTGCCAGGTACAAAGGGTATTGGTTTACTCACTCCGGTAAGATGAAAAACTTGGAGACTAATGATGGACGGAAAACTTGGAAATAATCAGGAAACAGAAAATAGGTACAATGAAACTAATGCTAATGGGCCACAGATGAACTATGCAACAGAATGGCCTGAGAGACTAATGAAGGCTTGATGGTAAAATCTGGAAAAGCTTCAGCACTATTATAGCTCAGAAATTTACATCCAAatgaataagaaagaaaatgtaaagttgacaaattaaataattaaacaagaTAAGCACTCAAAAATAGGATAACAAGATGAACCAAGAAAGAGATACCAAAGGATTGAAGTTGTGACCTATGTAGCACGGAAATGGAAACAGAAAAACATGgaaacacattttttaaaaaatataggaacacttatatatatgaaaaatataagggtttttttataaatatcaaattttttgtaacaaaaatacataaacttatataatataaaaataaataatacaaaaagaatgaagagaaataaCACTATAAATAGAATTATAGAACCTCTTGTAAATTGTTCTTGAGCAAACacatatagatatttaaaaaataataataatacacacTAGTCTATATAATATGTAAGGAAGGAGATGAATAACACATCGAAAAGTGGAGatgagatgaattcaatatgagatttaaagacatttcagatttgaaaatacaaaagatatgtgtttaatcgattttatgattttttttttttaaaagcgtttcaaaattttttaaaaatttcaaaataacccGAAACGTTTTGTACAAGTTTCAAGGAGTTTTGGAAATAGAAAAGTTTCTAAAATATGGAAATGCACCCCATTTTGAGTTTATGTGCTACTTTGTGACGGAGAGAATAACATCGACGAAATACAACAGAAAAAGGGTAACATACTCTCTATTAAAGCTATGTAAGCAACTATCGCAGCATTGATCTCAGCCTCTTTCTTGGACTTTCCTGCCTTCCCATAGAAAACTTCACCTCTTACTTCCAAAGTAGAATAAAATACCGGCATGTGAGATGCACCAGATTGTATTGTCTTATACACCGGCAAGGAAAGATCTTGTCTCTGGCAAAACATCTGTAAGAGATTCTTGTAAAAGCCATAGTCATCCTGAAAATTAGAATACAATCAACAATATAATCCTTGgaaattagaataaaatcaataatatgagTCACAATAAGCATGAAACACATTACAGAATCACACGAATATAAGCAGGCATGTGCATGCAgacaaacttttattaattaatgattgTCTTTGTGCCCAACATATTGTTAGAGTAAAATGGAGGATTCAATTTTGGCATTTACCTCTTGAAGTCCATCCAATGACAATGATGTTAAAGCAATCTTTGCAGCAGCCTGTTCTGCTTGATTTAGATTTGCGAAGAACTCATGGCTCTCAAAAGTATGTCCATCAACTGTTACTGTAGCCTTAAAGCAAGGGGAATGAGCTGAGCCCTCTGTTATACTGGAATACACTGGTGACTCAAGATTTTTGCGTCGAGCATAATTCTTCAGCAGACATTTGTAAACATCTATAACCACAAGTCAACCCGGTAAGATATCTTACAGAGGTACCCGGGCAAGCACAGCAAGAGATGTGGTAACTTACAGGAAATCAATCATGgcacaacaaaaaatttaaagaatgtGTCATTCACATGGAATCATTTAAAATAGtgcaaaaaaatttttagttttaatgtCACACAAGCTGACGCCCAAATTTGAAATTAGGAGGTTAGTTGTCTAATCTATTCTGCCCTAAAATGGatgttaaaaacaaagaaacagtCTGTTCTTGGACTGGGgataaaatgagaaagaaaaagaaaacattgaaaAGCTACTGTCCTGTGATTTTTGATAACTATAGCATACGAACAATAGCATAAACTAAAAAGCTTCATATAACTGCCCTATTTCTTTCCGATAAGAATCAAATATGAAGAATCCAAAGATAGGCATAGTGGTACATTCAATCTTCCTTGCAAATAAACAAATTCCAGAACTAATTGAGCCATGAGAAATTGTGTGAGTAGAAAGACTAAAGAATTTTCCTTTCTTAGTTGTAAAACTGTTCTCCAGCATTTTAGTGATTTATTCCGATAAGagctttaaaaatataagtttatgaGGATTGTAAAAGAAGAGTTCTAGCTTttcataagataattttttgaaagaaacACGTGATCATGAAATTCCTCACCATTTTTGTCAGCTGAAGCTTGTAAATAAATCTCAGTACCCCTAAAATTTTCTCCCATTTCTGGTTCTCCTGCAGTGGGTTCAGCACTTGCAATCGAGGAACCTGATGATAATTATAACAAGAAAAGATCATGCTACtcatttcaatattaaaaaccataaaatttgTAAACCCTTTATGTTGACTCCATATATCTTCCAATAATTATAGTTAAGAAAAATTAGTATAACAATACTTCAATGAAACAAGGAAACACAAAAAACAGAaggaaattcattttcaaaataatatataaaaaattttcaagacatcgttccttcaagtgcattatcAGTCATACCAGTAGAAGCAGTCAAGTGGAGATAAGCGAACATGGCAGCGTCGTTTTGAG belongs to Mangifera indica cultivar Alphonso chromosome 2, CATAS_Mindica_2.1, whole genome shotgun sequence and includes:
- the LOC123208558 gene encoding double-stranded RNA-binding protein 1-like, which translates into the protein MYKAKLQELCHKRRWSLPSYSSMKDGPDHNPRFKSSVVVNGLSFHSSVSCKSFKHSQNDAAMFAYLHLTASTGSSIASAEPTAGEPEMGENFRGTEIYLQASADKNDVYKCLLKNYARRKNLESPVYSSITEGSAHSPCFKATVTVDGHTFESHEFFANLNQAEQAAAKIALTSLSLDGLQEDDYGFYKNLLQMFCQRQDLSLPVYKTIQSGASHMPVFYSTLEVRGEVFYGKAGKSKKEAEINAAIVAYIALIESGQSPTIGLSSRTTEVNRASTSTSTSDLAVIFDSENLQEKSDVLTSLVTNYTYNSEDDIMHITQLVQEVHSSETKAANAKSSSDESIPCMHDTLSSFHIPTSPEGCSIPSPPITMKQLPDISSLSIADLSVGTPAETRSYLLCNRVRVYSCIPEITFPKGITLLPISDNQWVAVSLEFPNETN